One segment of Carya illinoinensis cultivar Pawnee chromosome 1, C.illinoinensisPawnee_v1, whole genome shotgun sequence DNA contains the following:
- the LOC122314401 gene encoding U11/U12 small nuclear ribonucleoprotein 35 kDa protein isoform X2 yields MSGNKINAVFYAESYHPIQAGSIDGTDILPHDNAVYRAHLCSSAGLYDPFGDPKVIGDPYCTVFVGRLSHLTTEETLRKAMSVYGRVRNLRLVRHIVTGASRGYAFVEYETEREMRRAYKDAHHSIIDDCEIIVDCNRQRLMPGWIPRRLGGGLGGKKESGQLRFGGREKPFRAPLRPIPFDDLKRLGIPPPPEGRYMSRFQDPSPPRRKKSSVDWEEGSQTRDGQEHSHDRSSVDSKERYHSRSSIEREESSKKWSSLDREEHYGKSTSMDRDDRSYNWSSSRREERHHKSTDRTRKRSSEGKDERSSHKRHKHRNSSYRHERRSSSRDRPSDY; encoded by the exons ATGAGTGGGAACAAAATAAACGCAGTGTTCTACGCCGAGTCGTACCATCCCATCCAGGCCGGAAGCATAGACGGAACCGACATTCTCCCACACGACAACGCCGTTTACCGAGCCCATCTCTGCTCCTCCGCTGGCCTCT ATGACCCCTTTGGTGATCCCAAAGTCATCGGAGACCCTTATTGCACCGTCTTTGTCGGCCGGCTCTCTCACCTCACCACGGAAGAAACTCTCCGGAAG GCAATGAGCGTGTATGGGAGGGTGAGGAACTTGCGCTTGGTCCGGCACATTG TTACTGGTGCTTCCCGAGGTTATGCTTTTGTTGAATATGAGACTGAAAGGGAGATGCGGCGTGCATACAAG GATGCTCATCATTCTATAATTGATGATTGTGAAATTATAGTTGATTGCAACAGACAACGGTTGATGCCAGGGTGGATTCCGAGAAGGTTAG GAGGGGGTCTTGGCGGTAAGAAAGAGTCAGGACAACTTCGATTTGGAGGCAGAGAAAAACCATTCCGAGCTCCTCT GCGACCAATCCCATTTGATGATTTGAAGAGACTTGGCATTCCACCTCCACCAGAAGGAAGGTACATGTCACGCTTTCAG GACCCATCTCCCCCGAGAAGAAAGAAGAGTTCAGTGGACTGGGAAGAAGGCTCTCAAACAAGGGATGGGCAAGAACACAGTCATGATAGAAGTTCTGTGGACAGCAAAGAACGTTATCACAGCAGGAGTTCTATAGAGCGAGAAGAGAGCTCTAAAAAATGGAGCTCTCTGGATAG GGAAGAACATTATGGAAAAAGCACCTCCATGGACCGTGATGATCGTTCTTACAATTGGAGCTCTAGCCGGAGGGAAGAGCGCCATCACAAGAGCACAGACAGGACTCGCAAAAGGAGTTCTGAGGGCAAAGATGAGAGGAGCTCTCACAAGCGCCACAAACATAGAAATTCTTCCTATCGACATGAGAGGAGGTCCAGTAGTCGTGACCGACCTTCTGATTACTAA
- the LOC122314401 gene encoding U11/U12 small nuclear ribonucleoprotein 35 kDa protein isoform X1, giving the protein MSGNKINAVFYAESYHPIQAGSIDGTDILPHDNAVYRAHLCSSAGLYDPFGDPKVIGDPYCTVFVGRLSHLTTEETLRKAMSVYGRVRNLRLVRHIVTGASRGYAFVEYETEREMRRAYKDAHHSIIDDCEIIVDCNRQRLMPGWIPRRLGGGLGGKKESGQLRFGGREKPFRAPLRPIPFDDLKRLGIPPPPEGRYMSRFQDPSPPRRKKSSVDWEEGSQTRDGQEHSHDRSSVDSKERYHSRSSIEREESSKKWSSLDREESSKKWSSLDREEHYGKSTSMDRDDRSYNWSSSRREERHHKSTDRTRKRSSEGKDERSSHKRHKHRNSSYRHERRSSSRDRPSDY; this is encoded by the exons ATGAGTGGGAACAAAATAAACGCAGTGTTCTACGCCGAGTCGTACCATCCCATCCAGGCCGGAAGCATAGACGGAACCGACATTCTCCCACACGACAACGCCGTTTACCGAGCCCATCTCTGCTCCTCCGCTGGCCTCT ATGACCCCTTTGGTGATCCCAAAGTCATCGGAGACCCTTATTGCACCGTCTTTGTCGGCCGGCTCTCTCACCTCACCACGGAAGAAACTCTCCGGAAG GCAATGAGCGTGTATGGGAGGGTGAGGAACTTGCGCTTGGTCCGGCACATTG TTACTGGTGCTTCCCGAGGTTATGCTTTTGTTGAATATGAGACTGAAAGGGAGATGCGGCGTGCATACAAG GATGCTCATCATTCTATAATTGATGATTGTGAAATTATAGTTGATTGCAACAGACAACGGTTGATGCCAGGGTGGATTCCGAGAAGGTTAG GAGGGGGTCTTGGCGGTAAGAAAGAGTCAGGACAACTTCGATTTGGAGGCAGAGAAAAACCATTCCGAGCTCCTCT GCGACCAATCCCATTTGATGATTTGAAGAGACTTGGCATTCCACCTCCACCAGAAGGAAGGTACATGTCACGCTTTCAG GACCCATCTCCCCCGAGAAGAAAGAAGAGTTCAGTGGACTGGGAAGAAGGCTCTCAAACAAGGGATGGGCAAGAACACAGTCATGATAGAAGTTCTGTGGACAGCAAAGAACGTTATCACAGCAGGAGTTCTATAGAGCGAGAAGAGAGCTCTAAAAAATGGAGCTCTCTGGATAGGGAAGAGAGCTCTAAAAAATGGAGCTCACTGGATAGGGAAGAACATTATGGAAAAAGCACCTCCATGGACCGTGATGATCGTTCTTACAATTGGAGCTCTAGCCGGAGGGAAGAGCGCCATCACAAGAGCACAGACAGGACTCGCAAAAGGAGTTCTGAGGGCAAAGATGAGAGGAGCTCTCACAAGCGCCACAAACATAGAAATTCTTCCTATCGACATGAGAGGAGGTCCAGTAGTCGTGACCGACCTTCTGATTACTAA
- the LOC122314401 gene encoding U11/U12 small nuclear ribonucleoprotein 35 kDa protein isoform X3 — protein sequence MSGNKINAVFYAESYHPIQAGSIDGTDILPHDNAVYRAHLCSSAGLYDPFGDPKVIGDPYCTVFVGRLSHLTTEETLRKDAHHSIIDDCEIIVDCNRQRLMPGWIPRRLGGGLGGKKESGQLRFGGREKPFRAPLRPIPFDDLKRLGIPPPPEGRYMSRFQDPSPPRRKKSSVDWEEGSQTRDGQEHSHDRSSVDSKERYHSRSSIEREESSKKWSSLDREESSKKWSSLDREEHYGKSTSMDRDDRSYNWSSSRREERHHKSTDRTRKRSSEGKDERSSHKRHKHRNSSYRHERRSSSRDRPSDY from the exons ATGAGTGGGAACAAAATAAACGCAGTGTTCTACGCCGAGTCGTACCATCCCATCCAGGCCGGAAGCATAGACGGAACCGACATTCTCCCACACGACAACGCCGTTTACCGAGCCCATCTCTGCTCCTCCGCTGGCCTCT ATGACCCCTTTGGTGATCCCAAAGTCATCGGAGACCCTTATTGCACCGTCTTTGTCGGCCGGCTCTCTCACCTCACCACGGAAGAAACTCTCCGGAAG GATGCTCATCATTCTATAATTGATGATTGTGAAATTATAGTTGATTGCAACAGACAACGGTTGATGCCAGGGTGGATTCCGAGAAGGTTAG GAGGGGGTCTTGGCGGTAAGAAAGAGTCAGGACAACTTCGATTTGGAGGCAGAGAAAAACCATTCCGAGCTCCTCT GCGACCAATCCCATTTGATGATTTGAAGAGACTTGGCATTCCACCTCCACCAGAAGGAAGGTACATGTCACGCTTTCAG GACCCATCTCCCCCGAGAAGAAAGAAGAGTTCAGTGGACTGGGAAGAAGGCTCTCAAACAAGGGATGGGCAAGAACACAGTCATGATAGAAGTTCTGTGGACAGCAAAGAACGTTATCACAGCAGGAGTTCTATAGAGCGAGAAGAGAGCTCTAAAAAATGGAGCTCTCTGGATAGGGAAGAGAGCTCTAAAAAATGGAGCTCACTGGATAGGGAAGAACATTATGGAAAAAGCACCTCCATGGACCGTGATGATCGTTCTTACAATTGGAGCTCTAGCCGGAGGGAAGAGCGCCATCACAAGAGCACAGACAGGACTCGCAAAAGGAGTTCTGAGGGCAAAGATGAGAGGAGCTCTCACAAGCGCCACAAACATAGAAATTCTTCCTATCGACATGAGAGGAGGTCCAGTAGTCGTGACCGACCTTCTGATTACTAA